In the genome of Leopardus geoffroyi isolate Oge1 chromosome B1, O.geoffroyi_Oge1_pat1.0, whole genome shotgun sequence, the window GTCatgatataattatttataatgatatataataaaattatgaattataATTATCATCCTAAATGATAAAGTAAATTcctccattcaacaaatacctacCTATTCTAGTTCCAACCAGGGTGCTTGTTCTATTTTTTGCTTTGATGGTATAGGGAAAACCAGGAACAAATGTTTAAGGGAGAGCACAATCTGCCATTTTCATAAGTTATTTATCTAACAGAATAGTAAGACTTTTTAAGTATCAGACCAGATAAAacagtttctcttctctttaagATTCAGTTttggcagctctttctgcccacaggtcctgtccctgtgctttaataaaatcacctttttgcatcaaaaaataatttaaaaaaagttcactacaaatcaaaaccacactcagatatcacctcacgccagtcagagtggccaaaatgaacaaatcaggagactatagatgctggagagaatgtggagaaacgggaaccctcttgcactgttggtgggaatgcaaattggtgcagccactctggaaaacagtgtggaggttcctcaaaaaattaaaaatagacctaccctatgacccagcaacagcactgctaggaatttacccaagggatacaggagtactgatgcacaggggcacttgtaccccaatgtttatagcagcactctcaacaatagccaaattatgcaaagagcctaaatgtccatcaactgatgaatggataaagaaattgtggtttatatacacaatggagtactatgtgccaatgagaaagaatgaaatatggccctttgtagcaacatggatggaactggagagcattatgctaagtgaaataagccatacagagaaagacagataccatatgttttcactcttatgtggatcctgagaaacttaacagaaacccatgggggaggggaaggaaaaaaaaaaaaaaagaggttagagtgggagagagccaaagcataagagactgttaaaaactgagaacaaactgagggttgatggggggtgggagggaggggagggtgggtgatgggtattgaggagggcaccttttgggatgagcactgggtgttgtatggaaaccattttgacaataaatttcatatattgaaaaaaaaaaactgagaacaaactgagggttgatggggggtgggaaggaggggagggtgggtgatgggtattgaggagggcaccttttgggatgagcactgggtgttgtatggaaaccaatttgacaataaacttcatatattgaaagaaaaaaaaagattcagtgtTTATAgccattttgaaacaaaaatgaacccccctccccccaccaaaaaaggaCACTTTCCAGTGACTAAACAGACAAGAACTTCTCTAACCATAAAACCATACTCTTACAAAGATTACTAAAGAAAGCAAATCAGCATCAGTTGAAACACTGAAACACTGAAAATGAAATAACTGGAACTTTAAGAAGTGAaattatggaaatatattttatttttaattgtaaatagtaaaaaaagctgtaatattttaaataagttgttAACAAGACTTAGTTGATATCTAGTAAACCTCTTATAgcatccttttacatttattttcttgaaaatactcAAAGACACTTGCATTGTATCCCTTAGAAAACTGCCTAAAAGATAACTGCATTTAACAAGTCCTATAAAGAACAACATTCTAACATTcatgtttttcatatttgaaatactGAGTTATATTATATGTCATTCAGTGTATCACTTAGAAGAATAAATAACACAATCGCAATACCTGatgctctgatctttgtttccACAGATAAAACCTATCAGCCTTCATGCAggaaatatacaaacaaaaagagtTAACCTGCAACCACTTATCTTATTTGTTAAAAGATAACAAATTACAGTGTGGAAGACTAACATTACGAAAATagtcaccatttttttctttaccattaaACTCTGGctcaaagataataaaaataatgtacaatCCATCAGTGTGTATTTATCCTATATCACATTTTCCCTAtcttacaaggaaagaaaatagatttaatttAAGAGGAAGATTAGTGAAACACTATTACTGAAAGACAATTTTGTTATCACCACTACTCAAGAAGTATGCACGGGACTCTTTCAGAAAACACATTGCTGTACATACTCCACAATCTGAGATTAGGTGATCCAAggtgaacatgaaaaaaattaaaacatttttttttccttattcagaTCACTCCCTATGCCCAGGAAAATCAGGTTAAATGGATCTTAgattgtacttttattttatttcactatatCTATTTTAGCAACTTAATGTAAATGGAAAGTAAcacttatttttaagtgaaaatcatATCACTTTTTGAAACTGCAAATGGGAGTTTCATCATGAAAGATGATAAGCTACATGGCAAATTCTTGTATGTAGACAGTTATTTACCATAATCAGTTCAAATATAACTTtatgctttccatttatttactttcaactGAAATAAAGGACAATTAGGCCACTGCAGTCATTTCCTCATCTGAGTCACTGGATTCATCTTTTAGTTCCAATTCCCCTAAATCTTTATCTACGGTTATAATAGTTTTCTTCTTGCACTTCTTGGGAACTGCATCATTAGCacaaatttttctcattttaatggtTGGCAATTTCTTCAGATCCAAATCCCACTCCCTAAACAAAAGAGAGTACACACAGAGGGTTGCTGGGGTGTGAGATGGGGAAACAGTCAATGTATTTAAAACTCTAAAAGCAGTAGAACAAAGCTTATGAATGTATAGTAGATTCAAATGCACTAGAAACAAACAACATAAatgcattaggaaaaaaaagagtcccaAGAACTGAGGTCCGCTTTGTCCATATTTCTTGCATCTTCTCGTTAACCTACAATAGCTATAACTGCACACAGATTCCCACATATCCAAAACTTCCAAAATGCAATTCAGGAAAATATTAGGCAGAAGTTAGAAGGAGGCTCTGTTCCATTCTTTTATTCTCCCTAACCTGAATCTTCAGTCTGGCCATATGGTTTCAAGAATCTAAAAAGTAGGAACTaagacacctgggaggctcagtcagttgagtccgacttcagttcaagtcacgatctcacagctcaggagttccagccccacgtggggctctgtgctgacagctcagagcctgggacctgttttggattctgtgtctccctctcactctctgtccctcccccgctcacattttgtctctctctcaaaaataaataaaaatgaaaaaattttttaataaataaaaagtaggacCTAGATCATATCTGGCAAATTTCCAAAATGCAGtcagaaaagatttttcttttcacacATGGTGGTAAATCACAGTAATTTTCAGAAACGAAAAACATGTTGTTACACTAGAAAACTCAATCTTTCAACTACCAGACTAACTAGTTCTTGATGACTTAACTTTTTCTCTGGGATCACTTCCCAATAACCATCCTTTCTGAAAGAACTCTGAGCCATCAAGTCTGTTGCTGTTaggttatcttttaaaaagtataaaatgggGAAGAATAGTGAGAACAAGTTCTTTTAGGTATTATACTAAGGtatctaaattttcttttaaaaataaataacagcaccATGTCACTATCATTTCAGTGTACATCAGGTGTTTCAAAGAAAGACAAGTTAGGAAAAGCCTTACtttgataaaagagaaaaagttaaaagaaacccttgagttgttttttttttttttttagctcattaGAGCTAAGTTCAAAGTTCTAGGTTCATAAGGGAAGAAAGTTTATGTCTCATGTATTTTACATGCAGCTTCAAGGAGTAATAAAAGAGACAGACTTACCTAAAAGTTTTCAGGTTACCTGCATTTACAATGTCTGGAATctctaggaaagaaaataatttacatccATTAATCAATGTTCTTTAAATTACAACACTTTACAGTTTCCTTGTTTATTATCTCACACACAAAAGTGACAgcgaaaaccaaagcaaaacacaatTTCAAAGCACTGCTGTAATGCTATATGAAAAGTAAGTTTTGGAAGTATAACGGGCATAGTTTAAGAAGGTGACTTATTCACCAGACACACTCCCTGACACTGGAAGCAGCACTGTGGCACGCCTGAAACAACACTGGATCTGAGTTTTTGGGCTGACTCAATCACCAATACATGTCTGACCTTGACCACGTCCTGTTAATTAATCTGCAGGCTACATGGTGAACAGACTTTAGAAGGAAAGAGCAGTAGCACAGAGACCAACTGGGAGGCCGTTACAAGGGTACAGTTGAAACGATGGCGGCTCGAACTAGGGAGGTGGTGACAGTAGCAGTAAAATTTATCAGACGCAAAATGTATTTTGCTGAGGATATGGACGGAGCGTAAAAGTGACTATGCGTGGGCTTCCGACCTGAACAACTGATGCCGCTGCCAGAAATACAGATCATGTGGGAGAAGAAAGTTTTGGGAGAAAAGCTGGACTTTGCTTTGGAACAGGTCAGGTCTGAGATGCCTATAAGACATTCAAGTAGAGATTTTAAGAAACCCATCTTTGATAATGCAAATCTGGAGTTCTAGGGACAAGTTAGCACTGACAGatacaaattttgaaattatGGGCATGTAGACAGTATCTCAAACCGAGACGGAATGAAATCCATTAGGAATTGGTATAGACAGATAAAAAGAAGAGGCCCCCAAAATAGAGACCTTAGCCAATATTTAGTTTGTGAAGAGGAGTCAATTTAGGACACTAAAGTCTCGGCCAGTGACCTAGAAAGACAAGTAGGAAAGGGTCTTCTTTACCAAATGAAACGTgtgacaagaaaatgaaatgattgaTCATCTGTATCAAATGATGCAGAAAAGTTGACTGAGAATCAATGCCCAGTATAGCAACTATTTGCCAGTACTGTTAGTTGAGTGGAAACGACAGCTAATTAAAGTGGGttacaaaaaaaatggaacatgAGGAAAAATGGAGACTACAAACATAAATTTTACAGTCTGATGGTGACAACTCCATGAAAGGGAGTAGTTGAAGCTCTCCCTCAACTTCCTGTGTCAGGTACTTTGATAAATCAAACTTTATGTAACTTTTAAACAACCTGTGGAAGTAGGTATGCTATTTATTGCTAtttaaactgaagaaaacaaagccacAGGAGGGGAGGATTTAAATAACTTGTCCTGTTTAATAGTAAGCTGTAAGGGTTTAAATCAGATCTATCTAGTTCTAAagctattttctgttattttttcagTTAGGAACGCACTTCCTACAGATGATGAAGAGGAACTACCAACTACTTCAGGGTTTCTAGCATTACTATAGTGTAGGTGCCTGACGTTAAGCTTTTGATTGTCTAGACATCCGTATCACAGACACCCTTCTCAAATAAAAGTCTTGTCAGCTGTATGACACAGCTACAGCAAAACAACTAGATGAGAAACCAGGCCGCCCCCATCCGTGAAAGTTCTCTTTCAGAAAGCCCTGGTAACCAAACACTCGAGTGACCCCACTTTTCCCTTCTCGCGCCCTAACTCCCACTGCTGTGTTTCTAATTTGGCAATAAAGAATGAACCTGTGAAACCCTTGGCACCTCACCTTAGATCCTAATAAAGGTAGAGCCCCAGgtccacactccctctctctaccttCGTCCTCCCTGTATGTCCTGGGTTGTGCTGTGGACCCTCTAGGACTTGTGagtaataaatctttttttcccaaagtccCCTGATGGTTGTTACTGAGGTGCATCATGCAATCCTAATAAGAACCACAAAACCTGGTCCTACCACAACACTGGCTCCGGCTGGGGAAATGCCCATGGGGGCTCACCACAAGTACCAGGCGCCCAGGTGGGTGCTTCAGGCATGTCTAGCAGACAGCACTACTATCAATAGGCTGGGACCAACACAACAGTTATCCACAAGATACTTCCTTTAGGGTCCCATGTTTCAGTGTTATtattaccaaaatttaaaaatttaatttgctaTTAAGTATTTCGTTCATACTATGCTTTTTAAGTAAATCCATGTACCATAAATGCAATCATAACATGGCTAGGAATGGAATGTGAATGAAGGAATGTACAGGACCATGGCAAACTTAAGAATATATGATCAAATCTAAAAGGGACAGCTGTTACTCCACTATAGTGGATTATGCTGCCAggccatttgcattttttaaaaggaagccaGAAATCTACATTTTTCATGTGCAATCACCAGGTTTTTTTCTACAATGGCAATTAATAAGTCAATCAAATGCCATCTGCAGACCATGTTGCCTCTGTGTCATCACCGTTTGTGGGCCTTGCAAGCCTTAAGTACCCTCACTTAAGtgcttttcttctgaaaatgttAGTAAACTAGTAACACAGAAATGccacaatgaatgaatgaatgtttgatTTTACAGTTTTTCAAGTATGACTACAACCCATAAAGGTTGGTCCTGTAAGAATTACAAAGACGGGGAGGGCACAGCACCCACTCTAAAGGAACACAGATGTAGTTGGAGACGGGCAAGTAATAACTCCACAATAAATGtgccagagggagaggaaagctTTATTGTCACAGTAGAAAGATACGATGTCACTGTCACAAGTGACAGTTTTGagaatgtaaggaaaaaaatgaagtaaaaaattgTTTGATATActcacaaaagaaaggaaatcagaggaagaaattcaaaacaaactaaataaacagaattttaaaaattaagcatttgAAATGAATTACAAATCTGATATGGCtatgtattttagagagaaaaaaataaaatcacagaaaacaCACCAAGACCATATCCTTCATACTGCTGCCGCTCACGCTCCATTGTCTGCTTGATGACTGTCTCCCGGGAACAGTGCCGCCTTCCCTGCCTGTCTTTGATGCTGTTATGTAATTCAATCTGCTCTAGTTCACTGCTGAATCGATTTAAATACCTGAGAAATGAGAAAGCAACCTGAATTACAAGTCTGTACATTTGGCTGAcattacttcatttaaaatataaaccccAGCCTTCACCCGtccttgaaatttttgttttcttctgagttcGAGTCCTCAGACTTCAGACCTTTCCTGGATAACCCAACCATTTCTGAAATTCCAGCAACCAAATCACTGCCTGCTATTCCAAGTATCTGCTAAACTCCAGATCCTCATATTCAACCACCTCCTGgacatctccatttggatgtcCCATGGAGGCTTAACACATCAAAAGTGAACTTATGTTCACCCCAGTCCCCCTCATCCCCCACCAAACCTGTTCCATCTCTGGCTCTCTACCTCAGGAAACAGTATAGCCATCCACCCAGTTGGCCAAGTGAACAATGAACGTGTCCTCCTTGATGCTACTTTCTCCCTTTTATGCCACATCTAAGTTTTCACTAAAGAGCGAGACTTTctaccttctttaatttctccagagtcttcatttctcttcaccATACTGCTACTAATGATGCAGagaccaccatcatctcttgcctggattgcTTCATGAGCCTCTCAACAGTGTCCTGGCCAAAACCATGCCCCTTCAGGCTATCCATCCTCATTCTCACTACTGTGACATTTCTAAAGTTTAAATAGGACCATCTCAGGTGCCTGCTGTAAAAAGCTTCCTGTGGCTCCCAACGTCCTTCGATAAAGTCCAAACTTACAATGATACTTGAGGTCCTTAATTAGCTGTACTTGTCACAATGCCCTCTTTGAACCTGTTAACAAATGTCTGGCAGATCACTACCTATGTCGCCCTTACCTGTGATTCTCTCTGCCTAAAGGTTCTTCAGCTAACTTACCTCAACCTGCTAACTCTTACTCTTCAGGTGTCAGTTTAGACAATATTTCCATTagaaagcctttcctgacccCCAAGAACTAACTGGGTGGGTTAACTAACACACCCACGCTCAGAAAGGTTACAAACCTACCAGAGTGGCTAAGCCAGCGTGTGAATCTTAAAGCCTTTCAGATAACAAAGTCAGTTTACTCCTCTATAAATCCAGAATAGAACTCTGTCTCTTGAAGAGCCAGGCTGAACAAGTCCCTCTTTTCTGACCTTTTGCTCATAACATGCCCAGTGTTTACCTTTCAATTAATTCACAAGCATCTTTCTTTGAATATCCTGCTTTTTGGGGATCAAGATGACTTTGAAACCACTGGAGTTTTTCACCTGTAACAATAGGTACCAAGATCATTCAACACCGTAAGTTATCACTTATGCAATGAGTATTCATTATAATTTTCAACATCACTGTGTTTAAAATAGtatcaaaatttatttcaatgttAAATACAAAGGCTTGTGTGGGCTCAAAGCTAATTAAACCAGTCTGTCAGAAATCAGATTGTCACATTTTAATTTGGGGAAGAGACAGGGGTGGAAGAGatgcttttctgtgtatttcttgtccagtaagaatgaaaaattatttttttaaaagaataacagaACATGAAGTTCTAAGTATTTCAAAAGCAAAGGACAGAACTTTtctaaaattatgaaacaaaCCTGATTAGATTAATGGTGAAGATGGCCGTTGCTGAACATTTAAtaagcatcaggctctatgtCAAGAGCTTTACAATCCTATGAGGATCAGTACATTATTATCCCTACTCACAGATGAGAATAAGTAACCTGTCCAGGGGCCTCAAAGTCAGTAAATATATTAACCATACAAGAGCTGCCAGACCCTGTGCAAAGAGTGACCAACATTATCAACGAGCTAACAAACCTCACCCTAAATCTGACGATCAGGGTCATATTCAGTTAGATTTCTCAAAATTACAGATCAAGAAATGACCCTACCCCAGATATGGATGACCTACTTAGAAATACTATTCTATTAACTGAGAAAGCATTGGAGAGAAGTGTTCAAATAAAGCCTAAGGGTCACTATTTTTAAGTCAGGCTAGTAAGTAAAAATTTACTAacaataaatatgacaaaaaaaaaagattatgacaCTGCGATACAGACTGAGGATGCGCGTATCCACATCATTAAATATAAGCTGCTGTTTCCAAAATACTTAGGCCATAATCCTTCCTAATTCTAATCATTAGGGAGTAGAATTAAACTTCAGAGATAGATATAGGTAGGTAAACATAAACTAAATAGTTTCTGAAAAAACTGAGTAGATATTATTAACGCTTTCTAAGAGCTAATGATTGATTTTactttgtttggttttaattaaatctggtaaaaaaaattaacttagatAAAAATAGTATTTGCCTAGAAGAATCAAAAAAATAGGCGTATAGCAGAATTTCACTATCCTCTAGCCAGAGTGTCAAATAAGTAAATCTACTTACCAATAAGGTTGAGACGCAATGCCTTTTCATTCTtcaatcttggggaaaaaaaggtgcaTAACGTGTTAGAAAATTTCCaaagcaagttttaaaaatctgtcaaaaacaaacaaaaaaactgcccACAGAACCTTAATTCAAGGATCATTCTTTGATACATATGAAATTAATTCTGATAGTGCGAAAACACTGAACatcatgcttttcttttaaatcgCTGGAACACAATGTTACTAGAAACTTTTCTTTAGCTCTTCAATGACTAACGACCAAAGGACACCTATAGAACAAATCACctttgaaaacacacaaaaaaaggctTGATTGGATTACGAATGTTCAGGTGGATAATACTTGTGCACAAAAGAGTAATAATGAATACCTTCTAGAAGATGGAATGCAGGCACCAAGGCTAAAATGCCTTACTGTCACCTTTTAAACTTCAAcaagaataaaacagaatgtttacttttcataattttcaaagaattataaCAAAGAACTCATCTATTCTCAGAAAACAGTATGGGTAATACATGATCCCACGATTGTTGGTATTCTAAATACTAATT includes:
- the TMA16 gene encoding translation machinery-associated protein 16 isoform X1, which produces MPKALKGKLVGREKKVIHPYSRKAAQITREAHKQEKKEKLKNEKALRLNLIGEKLQWFQSHLDPQKAGYSKKDACELIERYLNRFSSELEQIELHNSIKDRQGRRHCSRETVIKQTMERERQQYEGYGLEIPDIVNAGNLKTFREWDLDLKKLPTIKMRKICANDAVPKKCKKKTIITVDKDLGELELKDESSDSDEEMTAVA
- the TMA16 gene encoding translation machinery-associated protein 16 isoform X2; translation: MPKALKGKLVGREKKVIHPYSRKAAQITREAHKQEKKEKLKNEKALRLNLIGEKLQWFQSHLDPQKAGYSKKDACELIERYLNRFSSELEQIELHNSIKDRQGRRHCSRETVIKQTMERERQQYEGYGLEIPDIVNAGNLKTFRFKTLRRTPGIATALCDVLPQKK